From the genome of Ectobacillus sp. JY-23, one region includes:
- a CDS encoding ABC transporter ATP-binding protein, producing MLVVRNLTKSFAQKEAVKDISFSIGKGEAFGLLGPNGAGKSTTISMICGLLPYDGGDIRIGDISVKEAPMQVKRKIGVVPQEIALYPTMSARDNLIFWGKMYGLYGKEVKKRADEVLEYVGLYDRAKDKVETFSGGMKRRVNIGAALMHTPELLIMDEPTVGIDPQSRNHILETVKALNEDGMTVIYTSHYMEEVEYLCKRIAVVDHGKLIVQGTKSELCNRLANGIVIGMKVNHMQETFVQELKALHLVERVVTNVEEQSFDIFVSSETVIGDVIACTARHGVRVLALEVREPNLEALFLQLTGRSLRD from the coding sequence ATGCTGGTCGTGCGAAATCTTACAAAGTCGTTTGCTCAAAAAGAAGCTGTAAAGGATATATCTTTTTCAATTGGAAAAGGAGAAGCGTTCGGTCTTCTTGGACCGAATGGTGCTGGTAAGTCTACCACCATCTCGATGATTTGTGGTCTTCTGCCTTATGATGGTGGAGATATTCGAATAGGCGATATTTCGGTGAAGGAAGCACCTATGCAGGTTAAACGTAAAATAGGAGTCGTACCGCAGGAGATTGCATTATATCCAACGATGAGTGCGCGGGATAATTTAATATTTTGGGGTAAGATGTATGGTTTATACGGGAAAGAAGTGAAAAAGCGTGCAGATGAAGTGTTAGAGTATGTTGGTCTTTATGACCGTGCTAAGGATAAGGTAGAAACTTTTTCTGGGGGAATGAAACGCCGTGTAAATATTGGCGCAGCTCTTATGCATACACCAGAGCTTCTCATTATGGATGAGCCGACTGTGGGCATTGATCCACAATCACGAAATCATATTTTAGAAACCGTAAAGGCATTGAATGAAGATGGTATGACAGTCATTTATACGAGCCATTACATGGAGGAAGTAGAGTACTTATGCAAGAGAATTGCCGTAGTCGATCACGGTAAGTTAATTGTGCAGGGCACTAAAAGTGAGCTATGCAACCGTTTAGCGAACGGTATTGTGATTGGAATGAAGGTGAATCACATGCAAGAGACATTTGTGCAAGAATTAAAAGCGCTACATCTGGTAGAAAGAGTTGTTACAAACGTAGAAGAACAAAGCTTTGACATATTTGTTTCAAGCGAAACGGTGATTGGTGATGTTATCGCATGTACCGCAAGACATGGCGTACGAGTGCTGGCACTAGAGGTAAGAGAACCAAACCTTGAAGCGCTGTTTCTACAATTAACAGGACGTTCATTACGAGATTAG
- the abc-f gene encoding ribosomal protection-like ABC-F family protein has product MIITQIHDITKSFGGNIIFENLSAEIHEKDRIGLVGRNGSGKTTLFQLLAGVEAPDSGMIHIKKGLRVGYLAQIPVFSAGTTVREVLETAFSEVKQLERNMKRLEEQMGSETEELEKLLEEYGKVQERYLFLGGYEVEAQLAKVCSGLQITSLLPQVFTMLSGGEQTKVCLALMLLQNPDLLLLDEPTNHLDIGAVEWLEQFLQEYSGTIAIISHDRYFLDAVVTKIIDLEDGELHVYHTNYSGFVKEKQERLLLEFQAYEEQQKKIKKMKEAIKRLREWANQANPPNEGLHRRARNMERALERMEKLKRPILEHKKMGLAFRQGERSGKDVVRVEDVAKSFGNKMLFCGANLHLQFQERAAIVGQNGSGKTTLVKMLLGEETPDTGKIQIGGSVKVGYLSQHLPGSTNNTVLGAFREQVSVTEGEARHILAGFLFYGFSVFKKTNQLSGGERMRLRLAQLMHQDVNFLILDEPTNHLDIESREVLEEALEDYEGTILAISHDRYFLNKLFDKTYWIQNGVLHGFAGNYEWARKKLAERMPVEEKVVVPKRVVKVKEASTDVEWRQLERELEQMEEQLFVLEEKMTQEVDLHELQTLQKEKDELEEKRAMVYEELERLL; this is encoded by the coding sequence ATGATTATTACACAAATTCACGATATTACGAAATCGTTTGGTGGTAACATTATTTTTGAAAATTTGTCTGCAGAGATTCATGAAAAGGATCGGATTGGTCTCGTCGGCAGAAACGGAAGCGGTAAGACGACATTATTTCAATTGCTTGCTGGTGTGGAAGCGCCGGACAGCGGTATGATTCATATAAAAAAGGGGCTGCGCGTTGGTTATCTTGCGCAAATTCCTGTATTCTCAGCCGGTACAACGGTACGGGAGGTTTTGGAAACAGCTTTTTCCGAAGTAAAGCAGCTAGAACGCAATATGAAGCGATTGGAAGAGCAAATGGGTAGCGAGACAGAGGAGCTCGAGAAGCTTTTGGAGGAATACGGGAAGGTGCAAGAGCGCTATCTATTTTTAGGTGGCTATGAAGTAGAGGCGCAGCTTGCTAAAGTATGTAGCGGGTTACAAATTACAAGCTTACTGCCGCAGGTGTTTACAATGCTCAGCGGCGGTGAACAGACGAAGGTGTGTTTGGCGCTGATGCTGCTGCAAAATCCTGATTTACTGTTGTTAGATGAGCCGACAAATCATCTCGACATTGGTGCAGTCGAATGGCTAGAACAATTTTTGCAGGAGTACAGCGGTACAATTGCTATCATCTCGCATGATCGCTATTTTTTAGATGCGGTCGTTACAAAAATTATTGATTTGGAGGACGGAGAGCTTCATGTGTATCACACGAACTACTCCGGTTTTGTAAAGGAAAAGCAAGAGCGCTTATTGTTAGAGTTTCAGGCGTATGAAGAACAACAAAAAAAGATAAAGAAAATGAAGGAAGCAATTAAGCGTTTGAGAGAATGGGCCAATCAGGCAAACCCGCCGAACGAGGGTCTGCATCGCCGCGCACGTAATATGGAGCGCGCGCTTGAGCGAATGGAGAAACTGAAGCGGCCGATCTTAGAGCACAAAAAAATGGGGCTTGCGTTCCGGCAAGGAGAGCGCAGCGGAAAGGACGTTGTTCGTGTAGAGGATGTAGCAAAATCCTTTGGTAATAAAATGCTATTCTGCGGCGCTAACCTGCATCTGCAGTTTCAAGAGAGAGCGGCGATCGTGGGACAAAATGGGAGCGGTAAAACAACATTGGTCAAAATGCTGCTTGGTGAAGAGACACCGGATACGGGTAAGATACAAATCGGTGGTAGCGTAAAAGTAGGCTATCTGTCACAGCATCTGCCTGGCAGTACGAATAACACAGTACTTGGAGCATTCCGCGAACAGGTTTCTGTAACAGAGGGAGAAGCAAGACACATTTTAGCAGGCTTCTTATTTTACGGATTTTCTGTATTTAAAAAGACAAATCAGCTGAGCGGCGGCGAACGGATGCGCTTGCGCCTTGCGCAACTTATGCATCAGGACGTGAACTTTCTCATTCTAGATGAACCGACGAACCATTTAGATATTGAATCTCGTGAGGTCCTTGAGGAAGCGCTGGAGGACTATGAAGGAACAATTTTAGCTATCTCGCACGATCGCTACTTTTTAAATAAGCTGTTTGACAAAACGTACTGGATCCAAAATGGTGTACTACATGGCTTTGCAGGAAATTATGAATGGGCTAGGAAGAAGTTAGCCGAGCGAATGCCGGTGGAGGAGAAGGTAGTAGTACCAAAGCGAGTCGTGAAGGTAAAGGAAGCTTCAACTGATGTAGAATGGAGGCAATTAGAGAGAGAGCTCGAACAGATGGAGGAGCAACTGTTTGTATTAGAAGAAAAGATGACGCAGGAAGTAGACTTGCATGAGCTACAGACGCTGCAGAAAGAGAAGGATGAACTAGAGGAGAAGCGTGCTATGGTATATGAGGAGTTGGAGCGGCTGTTGTGA
- a CDS encoding ABC transporter permease gives MKSLLVAWKDFRIRLTDRRGFLTMLLMPLLLTAILGSALEKSMGGQDVPNTTLAYYQMDEDSLANEFRNTVLKNKELRDSIQLKEVLSKEELQRLIQDGKADVGLVLPSRWSEKIEKGDFTDTILLADPGKEVQATIIESMVHSFMKRAYMMFVAADVTIRDLAGAEPVMTGQVDMQGASADIIRKIEDIQGMVVQEEEVGEKVVSSMQYYAAGMGVMFILFNATIGAKMIMTERATETLARLLCTPTTISDILLGKFLGTLLFSGTQFFLFVAATHYGFGVAWGDNMAQIIAVGLAYTVCVSGLSMTLAAFVHSEKTADMINGVGIQLFALLGGSMLPIYAFSDTMKTVSNIAPNKWALTGLLEVMGGTSWMNILLPISVLVIVGMLSFTLGIWRLRVR, from the coding sequence ATGAAAAGCTTGCTGGTTGCGTGGAAGGATTTTCGTATCCGCCTCACAGACCGACGCGGTTTTTTGACAATGCTGCTTATGCCGCTGTTACTAACCGCGATTTTAGGGTCAGCACTTGAGAAATCGATGGGCGGTCAAGACGTCCCTAACACTACGTTAGCATATTATCAAATGGATGAAGACAGCTTAGCTAATGAGTTTCGTAATACTGTACTAAAAAATAAGGAGTTGCGTGATTCTATTCAGCTAAAGGAAGTGTTATCAAAAGAAGAACTACAACGCCTTATACAAGATGGTAAGGCGGATGTAGGTTTAGTACTTCCTAGTCGCTGGAGTGAAAAGATAGAAAAGGGAGATTTTACAGATACAATTTTGTTGGCAGACCCTGGGAAAGAGGTGCAAGCCACGATAATAGAGTCCATGGTACATTCATTTATGAAGCGTGCATACATGATGTTTGTAGCAGCTGATGTGACTATACGTGACCTTGCCGGAGCTGAGCCTGTTATGACGGGTCAGGTCGATATGCAAGGTGCTTCGGCAGATATTATACGAAAGATAGAGGATATACAGGGGATGGTCGTGCAGGAAGAGGAGGTAGGTGAGAAGGTTGTTTCATCTATGCAATATTATGCCGCTGGTATGGGTGTGATGTTTATATTGTTTAATGCAACAATTGGCGCAAAAATGATTATGACAGAGCGAGCAACTGAAACACTAGCAAGATTATTGTGTACACCTACTACAATAAGCGATATCCTTCTTGGTAAGTTTCTTGGTACGCTGTTATTTTCAGGCACCCAGTTCTTCTTGTTTGTGGCGGCAACTCATTATGGATTTGGCGTAGCGTGGGGAGATAATATGGCGCAAATCATAGCGGTTGGATTGGCGTATACCGTTTGTGTGTCAGGTTTGTCAATGACGTTAGCAGCGTTCGTTCATAGTGAAAAAACTGCCGATATGATAAATGGGGTAGGAATCCAGCTATTTGCTTTACTTGGTGGTTCTATGCTTCCGATCTATGCATTCTCCGACACAATGAAGACAGTATCCAACATTGCTCCTAACAAATGGGCACTTACGGGTTTGTTAGAAGTAATGGGAGGAACATCTTGGATGAATATACTGTTACCTATTAGTGTGCTTGTGATAGTTGGTATGCTGTCATTCACACTAGGGATATGGCGCTTACGTGTAAGATAA
- a CDS encoding Cof-type HAD-IIB family hydrolase produces the protein MKLIAIDMDGTLLSEKMEISADNLAAIQEVEAAGHIVMICSGRAKSDILQFTNRYQLQCPIGASNGAVVYADDKVLHAAYIPRQTVTDISELLQSNDVPYKLYTSKGIFVPRDWKEKVMRAFENGDSHHHFTLTEIERITEHQLQSNIVQFYDDINELLQGDVEVEKFFILTLHSTQREQLLNHMKKPGLMVTASAPTNLEVMHENGHKGNGLRVMAQHYNIPLENTIAMGDNFNDVPMLEAAGFSIAMGNAEDKVKELCDAVTLSNNESGVAHALRTYVL, from the coding sequence GTGAAGTTAATCGCAATTGATATGGATGGAACACTATTATCTGAAAAAATGGAAATTTCTGCTGATAACTTAGCTGCGATACAAGAAGTGGAGGCTGCTGGCCACATTGTCATGATTTGTTCAGGCCGTGCAAAAAGCGATATTTTACAATTTACAAATCGATATCAGTTACAATGCCCGATTGGCGCGAGCAACGGAGCCGTTGTATATGCGGACGATAAAGTATTACATGCCGCCTATATCCCGAGACAAACGGTTACAGACATTTCTGAGCTATTACAAAGCAATGATGTTCCTTATAAGCTGTATACGAGTAAAGGGATTTTTGTGCCGCGCGATTGGAAGGAAAAAGTAATGCGTGCTTTTGAGAACGGTGACTCTCATCATCACTTTACATTAACGGAAATTGAACGCATTACAGAGCATCAATTACAATCAAACATCGTTCAGTTTTACGATGATATAAATGAATTGCTGCAGGGTGATGTTGAAGTAGAGAAATTCTTTATTTTAACGCTGCATAGCACGCAGCGCGAACAACTTCTTAATCACATGAAAAAACCGGGCCTTATGGTTACTGCCTCTGCGCCAACCAACTTAGAGGTTATGCATGAAAATGGTCATAAAGGCAATGGCCTCCGCGTCATGGCGCAGCATTACAACATTCCGCTAGAAAACACAATTGCGATGGGCGATAATTTTAATGATGTCCCTATGCTAGAAGCGGCTGGCTTTTCTATCGCGATGGGCAACGCGGAAGACAAGGTGAAAGAGCTTTGCGATGCAGTCACTCTATCAAATAACGAGAGCGGCGTCGCTCACGCACTGCGCACATACGTATTGTAA
- a CDS encoding DUF2339 domain-containing protein, with translation MNRSERIKALQTTISFLSAELEELQKQERAAERIEPIHMQPEQPKPPAVVKPIRTETPKPKRNWEKEIGQIWMPRIFAFIMLLGVAWGFKAGVNAGILTPPLRLLLGCLTAIGLYVIGEKQIKQSRIALGLVLLGATVTTFVLTTFAAHYLYGYLPAAFAFLLNIGWIALGIWLSHKHRSEWLAIFVGVGGYIVPFLINSTQPNTYVFVGYELLLYVSLLAFATKHAYRWLYYMAFGMLHITLTVYSLVALQQLNLPALAVVIQHLCLLYILMTKRDSYLQDQIKVLLSSIVITVLWVASTDNNLLLKGLLTMLTLLYAGAYVWERQKGKIELLHTVFFCLSFYSLTLLVIDTVDNTYYPLAWLVQGTFGLYMSWKVKSHIKFIASGIVYALGAISTVLTSYTAVLSVQTLAWFVYLGTFAFLVMKLKATTKRDLSRLSTLVLLISTFIFITLFGSTLMQDQDFSIRQLVISSFWMIYALALVFYGNTKTEKMATYIGLIVIGITIIKLFFVDLFSVSLAIRSVLFIIVGTIGIFVSRVFYTKQKEVPRVENKEL, from the coding sequence ATGAATCGTTCTGAACGTATCAAAGCCTTGCAGACGACTATTTCCTTTTTATCAGCGGAATTAGAAGAACTACAAAAGCAAGAACGTGCAGCGGAGCGAATAGAACCGATACACATGCAGCCTGAACAACCCAAACCGCCTGCAGTCGTGAAACCGATACGAACTGAAACACCAAAACCGAAGCGCAATTGGGAGAAGGAAATTGGCCAAATTTGGATGCCGCGTATTTTCGCTTTTATCATGCTACTGGGCGTTGCTTGGGGTTTTAAAGCTGGCGTAAATGCCGGTATATTAACACCACCGCTTCGTTTGCTTCTCGGCTGCTTAACTGCAATCGGCTTATATGTCATTGGAGAAAAACAAATCAAACAAAGCAGAATTGCCCTCGGTCTTGTCTTGCTGGGCGCAACAGTAACAACCTTTGTGTTAACAACCTTTGCAGCGCATTATTTGTATGGTTATCTACCGGCTGCTTTTGCATTTCTGCTCAATATTGGCTGGATTGCCTTGGGGATTTGGTTATCCCACAAACATCGTTCCGAATGGCTTGCGATTTTTGTGGGAGTTGGAGGATATATTGTACCGTTTCTCATTAACAGCACGCAGCCTAATACATATGTCTTCGTTGGCTACGAGCTACTTCTCTATGTAAGCTTGCTTGCATTTGCAACCAAACATGCATATCGTTGGCTTTACTACATGGCATTTGGCATGCTGCATATAACCCTTACAGTTTACTCGTTGGTCGCATTGCAGCAATTGAATCTGCCAGCACTTGCTGTTGTTATCCAGCATCTTTGCCTACTGTATATACTAATGACGAAACGAGATTCTTATCTGCAAGATCAAATCAAGGTGTTACTAAGTAGTATCGTTATCACGGTTCTCTGGGTGGCATCTACTGATAATAACCTTCTATTAAAAGGACTTTTAACCATGCTTACGCTACTGTACGCTGGTGCGTATGTATGGGAACGTCAAAAAGGCAAAATAGAACTGTTGCATACTGTATTTTTCTGTTTGTCTTTTTATTCCCTTACACTGCTCGTCATTGACACGGTCGACAACACATATTACCCGCTTGCTTGGCTTGTCCAAGGAACATTTGGACTGTATATGTCATGGAAAGTAAAGAGCCACATCAAATTTATAGCATCTGGTATTGTTTATGCATTAGGTGCTATTTCAACAGTCTTAACATCATATACTGCCGTGCTTTCTGTTCAAACACTAGCTTGGTTTGTATACTTAGGCACTTTTGCTTTTCTTGTTATGAAGCTAAAGGCAACAACTAAGCGAGATCTATCTAGACTAAGTACACTTGTCCTGCTGATTAGTACCTTTATTTTTATCACATTGTTTGGCAGCACCTTGATGCAGGATCAAGACTTTAGCATTCGCCAGCTTGTCATCTCCTCCTTCTGGATGATATATGCCTTAGCTCTTGTATTTTATGGAAATACCAAAACAGAAAAAATGGCAACTTACATCGGTCTCATTGTAATAGGAATTACAATCATTAAACTGTTCTTTGTAGATTTGTTTAGCGTATCGCTTGCCATTCGTTCCGTTCTCTTTATTATCGTCGGTACGATTGGAATTTTTGTATCTCGTGTGTTTTACACAAAGCAAAAAGAAGTGCCAAGGGTTGAGAATAAAGAACTCTA
- a CDS encoding RAxF-45 family protein: protein MNYVLAARAQFLDFIYICRAIFHVTAVNGTGLSFYNCIAAIKK, encoded by the coding sequence ATGAATTACGTTTTGGCTGCACGCGCACAATTTTTAGATTTTATCTACATTTGCCGCGCAATTTTTCATGTTACAGCTGTTAACGGGACAGGTCTGTCCTTTTACAACTGTATAGCAGCTATAAAAAAGTAA
- a CDS encoding tryptophan-rich sensory protein: MSKAKKLAVVNVVGFLLVLIVNYVSQRGGENTSKISDSIDILFKPANYAFSIWGLIYLLLGTWVIRQFFATGNEAAMYERIGYWFFINCVLNSLWVILFAYKKFNLTLLCMLGILATLIVIYQKIQKSDVSRLYRLPFSIYLGWISVATIVNVFIVFYTNEITSFLGLNEQAWTIIMLIIGGVLGIWFTNKNNDLAYSLVFVWAYIAIMTRYELTDYIYRTALVMVVLLSVNAVWQLVKRTVKKK, encoded by the coding sequence ATGAGTAAAGCGAAGAAGTTGGCTGTTGTAAATGTAGTTGGATTTCTTCTAGTGCTAATTGTTAATTATGTTTCGCAGCGTGGTGGTGAGAATACAAGCAAGATTTCAGATTCCATCGATATTTTGTTCAAGCCGGCAAATTACGCTTTTTCCATATGGGGACTGATTTATTTACTGCTAGGTACTTGGGTGATTCGCCAGTTTTTTGCTACGGGAAACGAAGCGGCAATGTATGAAAGAATTGGCTATTGGTTCTTTATCAATTGTGTGTTAAACAGCTTATGGGTGATTTTATTCGCCTATAAAAAATTTAATCTGACCTTACTTTGTATGCTTGGCATATTGGCAACGTTAATTGTCATTTACCAAAAGATACAAAAGTCAGATGTATCTCGGTTGTATAGGTTACCATTTTCTATTTACCTAGGCTGGATCTCGGTTGCGACCATTGTAAATGTGTTTATTGTATTTTATACAAACGAAATCACAAGCTTTTTAGGTTTAAACGAACAAGCATGGACCATTATTATGCTAATCATTGGCGGGGTACTTGGTATTTGGTTTACAAATAAAAACAATGATCTTGCCTACTCACTTGTGTTTGTCTGGGCTTATATTGCAATTATGACGAGATACGAGTTAACTGATTATATATATCGTACAGCCTTGGTCATGGTTGTTCTGCTTAGTGTAAACGCTGTATGGCAGCTTGTGAAAAGAACAGTCAAAAAGAAATAA
- a CDS encoding sensor histidine kinase, translating into MMVFIPIVYYQHATLISHKIFIVMAILAFIVTHTMIMRIGQRVFYAYIIVDFILIGAFGFVFAPSTLYLILFGVEGVTLFLMTGNRRILSLFSLLFFAIWGSIVGYTYMRFEVVEIMGNLLNFTSILFQVLVGGLIRKLEQARMQVNRQYDELHESHAQLSVYAKEVESLTVIRERNKIARDIHDTVGHNMTALLVQLQLAEELVKQGRPEAHETLHICSHLARSSLQEIRLSVRTLKEDGEKDNLIVGIRTILEDFAKSADVEVAFQLQGDPMIIPMSLHPTIARTIQESLTNAKRHGDAKRCHVELTCEEDRICLVISDNGKGAHVFKPGFGLINMRGRIEEHGGSVQFKSKEGFHVQAELPLLQKKWVIGGAL; encoded by the coding sequence ATGATGGTTTTTATCCCTATTGTGTATTATCAGCACGCTACACTTATATCACATAAGATATTTATTGTAATGGCAATTTTGGCGTTTATTGTCACGCATACCATGATTATGAGGATAGGTCAAAGGGTGTTTTATGCCTATATTATAGTGGACTTTATTCTAATTGGCGCTTTCGGCTTTGTATTTGCGCCTTCTACGCTGTATTTAATTTTATTTGGTGTAGAGGGTGTTACGTTGTTTCTTATGACAGGCAATAGAAGGATACTTTCTTTATTTTCACTGCTGTTTTTTGCAATTTGGGGGAGTATCGTGGGTTATACGTATATGAGGTTCGAGGTAGTAGAGATTATGGGGAACTTGCTTAATTTTACGTCCATCTTGTTTCAAGTGTTGGTGGGGGGATTGATTCGTAAGCTAGAGCAAGCAAGGATGCAAGTAAACAGGCAGTATGATGAGCTGCATGAGTCGCATGCGCAGTTATCTGTATATGCAAAAGAAGTTGAGTCATTAACCGTTATTCGAGAACGAAATAAAATTGCGCGTGATATTCATGATACGGTAGGTCATAACATGACAGCTCTGCTTGTACAATTGCAGCTCGCTGAGGAGTTAGTAAAGCAAGGGCGGCCAGAAGCGCATGAGACGTTACATATTTGTAGTCATTTAGCAAGGAGCTCTTTACAGGAAATCAGATTGTCGGTCCGTACGTTGAAAGAGGACGGAGAGAAGGACAACTTAATTGTTGGCATTCGTACGATTCTAGAAGATTTTGCAAAGTCAGCAGATGTTGAAGTTGCCTTTCAATTGCAAGGAGACCCCATGATCATTCCGATGTCATTACATCCGACGATTGCGAGAACGATACAGGAATCCCTTACGAATGCGAAGCGTCACGGCGATGCGAAGCGTTGTCACGTAGAGCTTACCTGTGAGGAAGACAGGATTTGTCTCGTTATTTCTGATAACGGGAAGGGTGCGCACGTGTTTAAACCAGGATTTGGGCTGATAAATATGAGGGGACGAATTGAAGAGCACGGAGGTTCTGTGCAATTTAAAAGTAAAGAGGGATTTCATGTACAAGCGGAGCTTCCTCTGCTACAAAAGAAATGGGTGATTGGAGGAGCGTTATGA
- a CDS encoding ABC transporter permease, with the protein MGKVWAICLFELQRLLGNPRSYLVMLLMPLAFTFVFGTLLSGSSMNKTQLLFVEEESSMLSKTYYQELKGNSLFDVSVVSAKEAKKQLADKKVAGVIVIPKEFTESFNVSLQYSPEFTSRGSVKQELEQALTKVKTKVEASKVWSSYSEEPWEGMYQKLSGTVQPTPLRKEFIMKTAENVSMSNASARSAGFSIMFVMIIMMTATGAILEARKNGVWYRMMTMPASRMQVLGGYVLSFFLLGWIQFGALMLFTNVLFDVHWGDMLGILLLVSALLLAIIGMALFIAGIVKTSEQQSAIGNMVVISSCMIAGVYWPIEIEPMFMQRMADFVPQTWAMRGFTELIARGGGIADIAVYVAVLFIFAIVFFTVGLKRIRYE; encoded by the coding sequence ATGGGAAAAGTATGGGCGATTTGCTTATTTGAATTACAGCGGTTATTAGGTAATCCTCGTAGCTATTTAGTCATGCTCTTAATGCCGTTAGCCTTCACGTTTGTGTTCGGAACGCTACTTAGCGGGTCTTCTATGAATAAGACCCAGCTTTTATTCGTAGAAGAAGAATCATCTATGCTTTCAAAGACATATTATCAAGAGCTGAAGGGAAATTCCTTGTTTGATGTGTCTGTTGTGTCTGCGAAGGAAGCAAAAAAGCAGCTTGCAGATAAGAAGGTGGCCGGAGTTATTGTAATTCCAAAGGAGTTTACCGAAAGTTTCAATGTGAGCCTGCAATATTCACCAGAGTTTACTTCTAGAGGGAGTGTGAAGCAAGAACTAGAGCAAGCCTTAACAAAGGTGAAAACAAAAGTGGAAGCATCCAAAGTGTGGAGTAGCTACAGCGAGGAGCCTTGGGAAGGAATGTATCAAAAGCTTTCAGGGACTGTTCAGCCCACTCCGTTACGTAAGGAATTTATCATGAAGACAGCGGAGAATGTGAGTATGAGTAATGCATCAGCTCGTTCTGCGGGATTTTCGATTATGTTCGTTATGATTATTATGATGACAGCAACAGGGGCGATTTTGGAGGCGCGTAAAAATGGCGTATGGTATAGGATGATGACCATGCCAGCTTCGAGGATGCAGGTACTGGGCGGCTATGTTTTATCATTCTTTCTTCTTGGTTGGATTCAGTTTGGTGCTTTAATGCTGTTTACAAATGTACTATTTGATGTACATTGGGGTGACATGCTAGGAATTCTTCTACTAGTTTCGGCATTGCTTCTCGCTATTATTGGTATGGCATTGTTTATAGCTGGTATTGTCAAAACATCGGAACAACAGTCTGCGATAGGAAATATGGTTGTCATTTCTTCTTGTATGATCGCAGGTGTATACTGGCCAATCGAAATTGAGCCTATGTTTATGCAACGAATGGCGGACTTTGTTCCGCAAACATGGGCGATGCGCGGGTTTACAGAGTTAATTGCAAGGGGAGGCGGTATTGCGGATATCGCCGTATACGTGGCGGTACTATTCATATTTGCAATTGTATTTTTTACAGTTGGTTTGAAGCGAATTCGCTATGAGTAA
- a CDS encoding response regulator transcription factor, whose protein sequence is MIRVIIVDDQPLIRDGLAMLLNLRPEIEIVAVAEDGADAVAKAVELQPDIVLMDIRMPGVNGVEGTSRIQQCVPAVKVIMLTTFKDSELIFEALEKGASGYLLKDMPTDTIVQAILTAHAGGLVLPPEMTGQILVELRKTKVIEVEKKNVPHTLFELTEREIEVLKEIGYGLNNREIAEKLYITEGTVKNHVSSLIHKLALRDRTQAAIFAVRHGISEYA, encoded by the coding sequence ATGATACGCGTGATAATTGTAGATGATCAGCCTCTTATTAGAGACGGGTTGGCGATGCTTTTAAATCTTCGACCTGAAATTGAAATTGTCGCAGTCGCTGAAGATGGTGCGGATGCTGTAGCAAAGGCTGTAGAGTTACAGCCGGATATTGTGTTAATGGATATTCGTATGCCAGGTGTCAATGGTGTGGAAGGTACAAGTCGAATACAGCAGTGTGTGCCTGCAGTGAAAGTGATTATGCTGACAACGTTTAAAGATAGTGAATTAATCTTTGAAGCTTTGGAGAAGGGCGCTAGCGGCTATCTATTAAAAGATATGCCGACTGATACGATTGTCCAAGCTATTTTAACGGCGCATGCAGGCGGACTGGTTTTGCCACCGGAAATGACAGGGCAGATTTTGGTTGAGTTACGAAAAACAAAAGTAATAGAGGTAGAGAAAAAGAATGTACCTCATACATTATTTGAGCTGACTGAACGAGAGATAGAGGTACTTAAAGAGATTGGATACGGCTTAAATAATAGAGAAATTGCAGAGAAGCTGTATATTACGGAAGGAACCGTTAAAAATCATGTTTCTAGCCTGATACATAAGCTGGCGCTGCGAGATCGAACGCAGGCCGCCATCTTTGCGGTTCGACATGGTATTTCAGAGTATGCATGA